From Solanum stenotomum isolate F172 chromosome 2, ASM1918654v1, whole genome shotgun sequence:
attcatttttatttgtccaatatactaaaaatagtcaTCCgctttacttgttcaatttgaaaatataaaagataatttatcattttgtatCTATTTTAATTAAGAATGTCTCAAGTCAAACATAAACGAGTAAATATAAACGAAGGGAGTACTCCTCAATTACCAAaccaatataagtttaattttaaaaaatccgTTTTACCCCAACAATTTTTTTGGAAGCCTACACAATTTTATAAGTTCCAAAAGTTTCCTTCTCAAAGAAGTATgttaattgataaataaagatatattagtaaaattatccaACATATACTTCTTAAATGGCATATAGAgaataaaatagataattaatatgaaaCGAAAGAAGAATCCAACACAATAaaccattaaaaataaattatttgtaaaaTCAATTTACTCGCATctcaattatttcacaatttttttatacttcTTCTATTCATCAGCATAAACACCAAAAAACTATCTATCAAACAACCAAACATTTTTCTGTCTGTATTCAATTATTAGTGTTTCCATattgactttgcaatatttatacACATTAAGTTGTGCAAGTTGTGACCCACGCACACCACCCAAATCGTTATCTGTCCCTTGAGTCAATCCACAAATAttaatttcaaaagatttatcTCGAACCAACATCTTCCCCTCAATTATTATTCCAAATTagccaaaaataatttattagacAATTAGCTGGACCATACAtttgaataatataataaaaacaacacTACCTCAAAAAAGTCCAAACTGATGTAACACCCACCCATTTTcccattaattatatatatatatataaatatatatatattacttaaagTTTGTCAAACGTCTCACTTACGACACGTTCTTGATTAGACTAATCCCAACTTGATTAAATTCTTTAATCTTAATTCCCATTGACTAACTATTATGGTAGGAGCCAAAactctataatttatttttaattgttttttagtGGAAGATGGAATAAGTGGACTTCCTTGCTAGAACCAACCTAACGtgtataaataattaaacaaagaaaaaaaaaaaaatcttccaacatgatatgtatagtatattaaattaaattaaaaaaaaaaaaagtacccaCTAAAGTTTTGCATGATTCAATTTCCATCAAATCCACAATTTGAGCTCTCTAtcttcttttcaaattttttccaCGCATAATCAAAAGTATTTCAACGACAAATACATAGagagaataaaaattaaacaaatattgcctcttttttttctttttctgtagGCGTTGACCATTAGATCGACGGTGCTGATTTACTCTTCATGTTTCTAAAGAAGATCTGAGCCGTTGATTatcattaaaatttaagaaGATTCAAGAACATGAGCTCCTGGTGTTTCTGTAATGGAATGGGAATGATTGTGTTCTCCTTCATATGTAACAATCAACATCGCTGGATCATCTAATGCTCTTTCTACATGTTTTCTTGCTGGACATCCTCGTACACTGCTACATTTGTAATATCCTCTGGAAaagttcaaaatcaaaatcaatacGGTTGCTCAAATAATAAACaccttttaaattaaatatgaaattatggGTTCAACTCATCAAGAAAGCGAAAAAAGTGAGGATTTACCTAGGATGAGGAGAACCCTTGATGGGTTTTTGACCATATTTTCTCCATGAATAATCATCAGGTGGAATATCAGCCATTTTCATGCTAATAGCAGGGACTCTTACTACTCTTTTGACTCTTGATTTTCTGaataaattatcaataaatCAGTTAAAATTCACATAAATTTGTAAAGATCTGTATATTTATGGATTTAAAGTGATAAAAATGGAATCTTGGGGTTgatttttaccttttctttGGGCAGTGGCAACGGCCGGAGGACCCACCGGCGCTGCTGCACTTGAGAGCAGTATCGTCCATGGAACTACACTTTCTTTTGAATGAAGAAGTAGAAAGAGGTGGCCGGCCGGCGGATGAAACCTGAGAAAGATTTGTTATTTGAAACCCAGAAGATAAAGACTGTTGTAAGCTCTCTGTTTCCCCTGTTAACGATGACATAAACGAAGTCGCCGGCGACGGAGAAGCAAAATTGATGGTAGTTGATGCTTCTTTCCTCTCAATCGACCCATTTTTCACTAATTGAAGATGGTTATGAGGTAACGGAGGCAATCTTTGAATTGGGGTCGGACAGTAGATTTTGGTATTTGAAGTTTGGGGCTTTTCGATTTCTTCAATTTGGGGGTTCTGATTCTTAATGGGTTGTTGTAATTGTTGTGGTTTTGATGgaagaggaggagaaggagaactAATTGGGCCTCGGCGGAATCTAGCATGGCCAGTTCTGtttttatcaagtaaagaaatgaactttttaaatttgtttacaGCAGCATCAGCTACAGCTTGATAATCTGCAGAAacagaggaattacccaaagaagaagatgacGAATCTTGAAAATTCGGTTTTTGTTGATGTTGATTTTGATGAGATTGAGACAACAATCGGATTAATTTCTCGACGCTTTGAAGTCCGGCGGTCGCAGCTTCTTGTACGGCGGTTTCCtccatttttgatgaaaaattatcGGTTCTGTAACCACTGGTCATTAAGTCTACAGCCATGTTTAGAAAACCATAGAacagagagaagaagaagattggaaaGAGTGATGAGAGGGGTAGAAGATAATGAagatatagaaataaaaaagagagagagaaaatggaGGAAATTCTTATTCTAATCAATGAGGGAGAGAGTCAAACTTATGATgctcctttttctcttttttcttttgttttttttctctacTTTTATTTTGCACCTTTATATCTTAataaatgacttttttttttttgaccgGATATTTGGATTTTGAAATCGAAACCTTTGATTATTAACCAGAATcaatactatttataattaacaACGAGGATTGTGGTGGATTGATAAGTATTCtgtcatttttaattaaatatattaaactctaatataaatatcgaacactacataaaaaatcaaacaaaaaatatatatggttgttaaaattcaaaatatttaactaaaaagtttttttcatatctaaatCTCAAATTTAAGAGctttaatttgttattatatCACAATCTTTATTGATCTAAATATAAATGACTAAACTTTAACCTTATAGCTTATAAAGGGGTCGTTTGTaagttgattaaatttttatagatatcactaatatataaattagttaTGATCTCTGCCTCAatttatagtatattttatatttaataaaatttaacattgaaatacttatcttatttttaatagaacGATTTATAGTCATACCAGTATCTATCACTTATTTTAGATCACTCCGTAACTTCAAACAACATCTAAAGGATTAAGCCAATGATATGTGTCCACGTTAATTATTCATTTCTTTGTAGGAAAGAAAAAGAGGGCATTGactatagtatttttttttagtgtattGGAGACCGGTTAACGGGTAAACCGGTGGAAAATGGAAGATGACGGAGGATGAAGGAGGCAGAAAGTCAAAAGGAAGTAATGAGCCGTTAGATTAATGAATGGTAAAATGAGAGTTAGGTTGGAGCCAGTGAGGTAGAGTTGACTCTTTAACATCTTTTAATGCAAAAGTCCATATGGGGTATACATAaagtctcttttatttttacagGCATATGATATTTAAAACCTACTCTTAtgcatttatttttacttactcattattttaaaacgtaaaaaatactcttaaattaggtaaaattaaataaaaaaatccttttttgtTCATagttaagataaaaaaaaatgagtaatttttagatttaacaaacataaaaatcatattagcgcTATATGACtacaattttgttatttgtactccatagcaaacataatttgtattaaaATCGCAGGCAGCATTTGATAATATAAAATCGCAGACATCTAATTTGTATAAATagcaataatttgtataaatccGGTGTCTGTGTTTATGAAAATTGTGTTTCTATATCTATATGTTCTTTGTGTTAGTATATCTGCATAGAATTTGAATTCGTATACAATTTAATCGAGTTAAAAttgttgtatttgtatatcaaatctttctctcgctttatacaaacacaattatacattgtattttgtataatttgtgtttgtataaagcgagaaagaaagaaatggaaaaaaagaaCTAGACATGGGAAggtttgtattgtataattataagtgtgtAGGACGAAgagatatttgtatttgtatatacatttttctctcgctttatacaaacgcaaatacaatttatacatttatgtttgtataaagtgagagatgCGAGaaagagtggcgagcgagatttctggggagagaggcgaatgacaaaGTATTTGCTACGAATTAGAACTAAATAaaactgtggttataacatttattttgaattaatagtttgttattttatacaaatttcccttaaaaaatatctttactactaataatttaattttaaaatatctttattattattagatgggtgaaaaatattaatttttctttttaaacacatcatattcctaataaaaatataaccttgaaaataactttatttttgttatctttcttttaaaatcattttaactaACATAAATGTAGGaagtagttttttttctttcttattatcattttatcaaTGAAAACAGAATAACTTTATGTACTTTTTCAACtgataatatatgtcatatatataaaatatttttattttttgattatttttaaattgaagtaggataaacattttcttataaaaagatTCTGATTAATAAAAAGAATGTctttagaaagaaagaaaaaacatatttatttaaaaaatatatttttgaaccaAATCATCGAGGACAGGGACATTTTAAAACCAAACTACTAACTAAGACatatttattcaatttcatataatttatGGATATTTTTATACCCCTTTCCGTATTCATCATACTAAAAAATATGTTCTTCTCATTATTTCTCGAGACCCATAATCAAACATCAacaaataaattcattaaatatatgtttgatcaaataatatcaaataaattgtaatacaataagtattttttttagcatATACATATTCATGTTTTGTTTCAAAAAGTTAAGTTCGattaaattcatgaaaataGGGTCATAAATGCCCCATGATTATGGTAAATAGAATAACCTTGCCCtctatttgaattttgatcATAAATATGCCTTTATCATTAGTGAATTTGCTCACATTTATCCCTCAAGTCCTCAACTATGGGAAATAAAATGACATTGTCCCCATTTCGAATTATGGAAAATAGAGTAACTTTGGCCCTCATTTGCGTTTGGTCCTAAAATATAACCTTATCATTAGTAGATTGACTTAGATTTTCTCCCTCAATACGAGAAGTTAAATAACTTTATCCTTCGTTAAAACTTGATCTTAAGCATACTCTTATCATTCGTAAATTTACgttttaaactatttaaaaatgaagaaatctcGATCAATCAATATTTACGAGTCTTTTAGGACCTACTGGTGTCTTGTTATGCTCAGTCTTCGtcaaacttgaaattaaaaccACACAAAATCACAGTATAGCTAGCTAGGTCACAGCTCACATGggattcttttttcttctttcccttttgtATCTTTGGGTGACTTTCGTTTTTTGTACTCTTGTTAAAATTTCTTCTTGTGAGTTTTGACAAAATATAAAAcagaatattaaaaaatatattttaaaaaaattattgtcttACACCAAATGAACATTGTAGGGCCCTTAACGAGTAGACACAATATTCTCAAATCTACTGGGGGATCATTTCAACAAATTGTACAAATTGTCAACAATTGAAAGACATAATTTCTTGTTAGATTTTGCGTATACTATCTTTATTTTAGTTagagtaacttttttttttctttctttaattggTCAAGTTGATCTTTttgttaataaaataattgtagTAGTTCAAACCTAGGAATCATTGGGGGTTTAAATTGTctttaaaaggaaagaaaaagcaaaaaaatgagTGATGTAATAATAATGTAACGTATATCGAGGAGAAGAAAATGGATTTTAAAAcggaaaaagaaaagtaaaagttGACAAAGGTGAAGATATTGGGAGGGGTGTTGTACAAGTAGTTGGGTGGATTGTCAACTTTCAAGTTGAAAATAAAGgacaatttgaaattcaaagtaGTATTTGAATGTGAGTTTTACttagataaatttttaaaattgttactaaaagtcattatttaatttgaaataccTATAAATCATAGTAGTCCGTTGAACTATAATCATCAATCGAGAGCATCATAATAATATAGACTAATTTGTTAACCTTAATGGATTTCACATCGATCATTTGATATTcttataaatgttatttttatcaatatttcaaaaaactaatgaccaaatcattgtaaataaatataaaaaaaatattatttgtagcCAATAggtatcatattttttttgttttccattttatttctgatatttattttagaatttgACTAATGATCATATTCATGCTAGTATTGCGTAAAGTTCCGTAAATCACATGAAAGACTGAAAgtgtttttatcaaaaatttttctatttctaaaatACTCAAACCCAAAATCACTAGGTGAAAATAACAAGCACCCCCTATTCTACTCATCTCATAGTAGTGCAAAACAACCTAAATTGTTACAAGATTAACCAAAATTTCACTCCATCAAAAAAAGCCataaaataaagcaatgaaGCATTGACTTTGAAGCTGGATCCCACTTTATGTTGGCTTGCTTATTAAGAGTTCAGGTTTCAATAATTATGAGGGCATTTTTACACTCCAAAACATTTCTTCAAAGTCAatctacttcttctttttttggttgaGAAATGCTTTTCTGTCGTAGGTTTCTTCTTCTCAATCCCAAAAGGATTTATTTTGCCGAAAGTAAAAGTTTATCTTTTCTCTCAAACTTAGGTTATCGATAAACAACTAATAAATGGAAGTAGGTCAATTTACACACACTTTAACTATTTTACTTGATATTTATGTTACCTTTCGTTAACACAATCTTATATCGTCTCTCTAGTTTGCAAATATGGACTTCTTTTAACACACATGAAAAAGTATTACTTCTGTTGTTTCAATCTATATGACATTGTTCCAttgaatacaaaatttaaataaaataaaacagtaCTTTTTTATCCAAAATGTGTCCATGAATCATCCCATTgagaattaaaattatttttaaataaaaaagtatgACATATTCAAAGAAaggttaaaaagaaaaattcaacacataaattgagatggaaaaaataaatagtagataaaataaaaaaggatgGCACAACTAGTTGGAGTATGACAGGGTAAAAAAACGACGACAAATTGGAATTCGACAAATTAACATATAACCAAAATATGAAGTCATTGACTGAGAATAAATTAACCTAAATGGACAGTAATTGTTAACCTAATTACTTAAATGTATATCTACGGTATGAAAAGATAGGTCTCGAGACTCGAATTCGAGCTTTgagtataaatttttttggataaaaagtGTTATCCTTAAATGAGGTCCTAGTTAGACTTTAATATAGATATCGAACACTaaatagaaaatcaaaaaatatcTACGGTATGAAAAGGACCAGGGCAAATATTGAGTGGTCAAAACACTCTAATGAATTAAGTCGTTTCATATTTTGGAAACTTCTATGACTTTCATTAGTATTTGGAGTTCACAATAATTTTAAACGAGTCAAATCCGcgtaaacataaaatatatccTACTTCCTAGCacaaatatgtattttttagtGCTTCCAttttatttcatcaaaaatatatatttttttaaaaaagacttggggttttgatgattgtGACAAGGTTAAAGATGCCAAAAAAAACGTGTTTGAGAAATTTGCAGATTATAGAATTTATGGTTTCACATATAGTATAGGTcgtaattattttaatatctgACTTGTTTTGGGGTTGAAATATATAGAGGTTAGTTTTACAAATTGTAAGTAAGAAAGATATTAATGTAATAAGTTTGGCTTCGGTGGATGTAGAATTTTTGTTATGTGTTTATCTGAACTCAAAAATTTGTATTCGACATAtagatttatattaaaatttttaatgaatataagGTTTTGATTCATAACTACAACAATACAATAAATTTATTACTACAAATCTTTATAATTAAAACCATAAATTTGTCTCTAGCCCCGCATATATAAGAAATTAGGTCATGTTAATATTAAAATCTCTCATATATCCTTGAGAGTGGAATATTAGCATGACCTTTAATTTAACATCAtcagaaataattttttcacttatttCAAATGTTTAAAAACTAATTACAGAGGTGATTTCAGTTTTTGCATAAAGAAACTTTTCTCTAGAGTTGTTTGGTTGAGGAAATAATTGAAAAACTTTTTCAAAATGGTTGTTAAACTcgaaataatagtaataaataaataaaaagtcatAATGGTGTATTATTAATGGGTAGAAATATTGTTAGTTGACCATTTTTTAATCCCCATGTTTGAAAACTAGCCATTGTCCATTTATTATTGAGATTTGTGGAACTAATCACGCATTTATCTATCGTCATAGTTTGGATAAATTTTAGGAAtgacatagttttaatatgaaattacaatctatccctctTTCGTttgtaattatattaatccCTTAAAAAGTAACACAAACCGGATACATGATATGTAGGTCGAATGCATTAAAGAGTATCTCGGATACTTTATAACATAAACCAGATACATATGTAGCTCGGTACAGTAAAAACTAGCTCGGacacataatatgtagctcggatacattataaaataaatcggataaataatatatagctcGGATACAGTAAATActggctcggatacattaatatgtagctcagcttagatacattaaagaaataagagattttaaaggtttttataaATGAAGAAGATATTGGAAATAAAAGAAGCATAAGTcgtgtatttcagtaatttttcctaaaatttattCCTAGGAAGGATTATAGGCCAAAAACATCCAATCAACCAATCTCACGAATCAAGGAAGCTTAAGTCAAGATAAAGAAGCACGTAAATTAAGGAAACCACTAACACTCGTTTAGTAGACATCAACCCGAGTGTAAAGCCTCTTTAGAAATAAAGGTGATCCTATTACACTAGCTCATAATTCTAGAGCTTCATCAATAGAATTTGAAACTCCTTGCTCCATAATAATTGATTATCTTATTTATCGggagaaaaataattatccaTAAAATTTACCCTATTAATGGTGGTTTGGGTTGGCCTACTTGTGTTTTGTAAGTCAATATCAACCAAACTAGTTCTAGCTGACNAGCTCGAATACATTAAAGAGTATCTCGGATACTTTATAACATAAACCGGCTACATATGTAGCTCGGTACATTAAAAACTAACTCGGacacattataaaataaatcggataaataatatatagctcggatacattaaatactggctcggctcggatacattaaagaaataagagattttgaagatttttataaatgaaagagatattgaaaataaagaaaacataagacgtgtatttcagtaattttttctaaaatttattcCTAGGAAGGATTATAGGCCAAAAACATCCAATCAACCAATCTCACGAATCAAGGAAGCTTTAGTCTAGATAAAGAAGCACGTAAATTAAGGAAACCACTAACACTCGTTTAGTAGACATCAACCCGAGTGTAAAGCCTCTTTAGAAATAAAGGTGATCCTATTACACTAGCTCATAATTCTAGAGCTTCATCAATAGAATTTGAAACTCCTTGCTCCATAATAATTGATTATCTTATTTATCGggagaaaaataattatccaTAAAATTTACCCTATTAATGGTGGTTTGGGTTGGCCTACTTGTGTTTTGTAAGTCAATATCAACCAAACTAGTTCTAGCTGACCCAAACTGTACCAAATTGTCAAAACCTGGATCTTGGATAAAAAGTTTGGTATCCTACAATGAGTTGAAACGGGTCACCCACATTATCTCAAATCTTTCAATGTTAGTTATTTTAGTTACTACAACTTATAAGCTTTTTTTTAACCCCTTGATATCAATAGCATTTTCACTCATCTTCAACGTAGGTGACTCGAACATTCAGTTAACGAGTGGATGATAAAGATACTCAACCACTTGAGCTAGCCCTAACTTGTGAGCTTTGAGGTATATAGATTATCAATTTGTGCTTTAATATACCGAAAAGTGTAAAACATAACTATAGTTGGTTGTACTATAATTAAGATTTAACTCTTAGCTTGATAATTATATTCAAGTAAATAAGGATGATAATTGGGCGAGTGAGACTGATCGAGACTTAACACCTGAATTTTAACTGATCCTGCCCTGCATTATTGAATTTACTCCCAACACTTTAGTTTCAATTGAggtgaataaaataaaatgaaagagacCAACGTGCATATACTAATAcaaattctgttttttttttccttgggTTGACATGAAgcatagataaaaaaaaaaacacgtgtgtatataatttaaatgtctaaaaaatagaatataaaacAAATAGGAGACGTGAAAAGCATTACATTGGTCAAAATTGTAATAGGAAGTTGACTTTCTTAGAGGTATTATATTACATATTTctcattaagaaaaaaaaggatgCGCATATAAAAAGCAAGTATAATTCTCTGTCAAACACCTCTTTTTATATCAATAAGCCAATAAGAAATGAGAGGCCATATTGTTATATTTTAACGATTTAATCAATGCTTATTGTTTAGTTTTAGAAACAAAATAATCATGGGAAGACTACTTTGGTAAAGATCTATCCCATAAAAATTACGGAGCTGAACCATTCAATCATACAAAGTGTATAGCTTGTGTATACTTAAAACTATATTTGCATATACTATACACATAATATGCATacctataatatatatgttgtgtATATTTCGATCAGATTGATAAACTATGAACGATATATAACCGTAACTTTCTCCGAAAGAAAATGGTGAGAGAGCCAGAAAGCTGCGAATTGGCCTGGCCTTTCGATCATTTGGGCCCATTAAACTAGCCCAAGTGGAGCTTTCATGGGCCCATCTATCTATATTATGGACTTATCGAAAAGCCCAAATAACATCTTTGGACTCTTTCCAACTTAGCACATCTCTTGACCGAGCTTTGGGCCCCATATGTTCACTATGGGTTAGCGAACTCACGTCTAAGAGCCAAAGATGTTATTTGGGCTTACCGATAAATCCATGATATATATAGATGGGCTTTTCGATAAGTCTATAATATCGATAATTGTCGTGATTTtcgaaatttaaacttttaaaaagtgaATATATGACATGTCATTGCTATTGTCCGAGAtgaagttttacattttttagtTTGAAATTCATAGGATcgtcatgttttttttttacttataaaaacagctttttcttaaaatgatttttgaatCGATGGTGTTTTACATGATTTGGAAAATAgctatttttagaatttttcttTAATCAAATAGATGAGTTAGTGTGATTAATTGatgaacaactttcacatatagcagacataaaaatcatatttgtatgttataattatagtttgaataattgcgctccataacaaattttatgtttgctatggagcttttgatttgtataattagctatatacatccaattttatacaaattgttcagctttgtataaattcgtttatacattgtaatttgtataataagatttgtatttgtataattataagtgtataagacaaaaatatatgtatttgtatttgtatatacacttttctctcgctttatacaaacacaaacacattttatacatttgtataccgaatgaGTAATTGTATActgaatcagatggcaaaaaatgggatgtttgctgtgaattacaaataaaataaactatgattataacatttaatttgaaataatagtttgatatttcatacaattttcccttgaTTGATTACTTCCACTGCGTAATAATATAAACTCAATATATTGTCAGGTTGTTAGTtttaatatgagaaaatagtcaaaTGAACCCCCAATCTATTAGTcaattttcaactacacacttatattttacgggggtcctattacaCCCCTAAACATTTTAAAAGTGGAATATATTGCCCCTTAAAAGGTCACACCCAAATATATGGTAAGCAGTGTGTTGCACCCGTGGGGCCACGTAACATATATGgtactttttatatataaaaaatataattattctttttctttattctaTTTCCCTtctatgttttttcttttctttttcagccggttgcttcttttccttttcctttttctatccTTTTCTTTGACTAAAAATTTTCTG
This genomic window contains:
- the LOC125857146 gene encoding probable WRKY transcription factor 7; this encodes MAVDLMTSGYRTDNFSSKMEETAVQEAATAGLQSVEKLIRLLSQSHQNQHQQKPNFQDSSSSSLGNSSVSADYQAVADAAVNKFKKFISLLDKNRTGHARFRRGPISSPSPPLPSKPQQLQQPIKNQNPQIEEIEKPQTSNTKIYCPTPIQRLPPLPHNHLQLVKNGSIERKEASTTINFASPSPATSFMSSLTGETESLQQSLSSGFQITNLSQVSSAGRPPLSTSSFKRKCSSMDDTALKCSSAGGSSGRCHCPKKRKSRVKRVVRVPAISMKMADIPPDDYSWRKYGQKPIKGSPHPRGYYKCSSVRGCPARKHVERALDDPAMLIVTYEGEHNHSHSITETPGAHVLESS